Sequence from the bacterium genome:
TCAATATCACCAACTGCACCAGCGCTGCCTCGGGCAGATCATATTGAATCGTGCTGGCGGGATTGAATGGATTCGGATAGCTCGGATACAGGGCAAATGCCGGCGTGCCGCCGGCATGCCGCTCTTCCTCCACCCATGGCTTGGCCAACGGCACCAGATCAACAAAATTGTCCTGGATGAAAAATGGTGAAGCTGAGCCTTCTGTCCACAATCCCAAAATGCGTGTGCCACCAGCAATGCTGCGTGTGGTGAATGCCGGATATGAAGACGGCCCCGGC
This genomic interval carries:
- a CDS encoding T9SS type A sorting domain-containing protein; amino-acid sequence: PGPSSYPAFTTRSIAGGTRILGLWTEGSASPFFIQDNFVDLVPLAKPWVEEERHAGGTPAFALYPSYPNPFNPASTIQYDLPEAALVQLVILNMLGQEVARLVDGWQPAGRYQVNWRSGGHPSGVYFCRLRAGEFVATRKMNLLH